The Oncorhynchus tshawytscha isolate Ot180627B linkage group LG32, Otsh_v2.0, whole genome shotgun sequence genome includes a region encoding these proteins:
- the LOC121841615 gene encoding inositol 1,4,5-trisphosphate receptor-interacting protein-like, giving the protein MTNVNQQWPQEVQTGSCNSDQQTSPERQEESQVDQQQSKTDQEAEQEVPPIFSTSSEGNQQEHLTDQPSNTHQEVKVPPSLRKSDDQQHLTEQYNTNQEETQILSEPSKDDQQQEHVTNIIDSESDYTWYLWNTYSLISFVHFSIKFFRRRSQKKPHPGEIIQEDMEDISVVKNLSADVSLPDHDTLNRFYDKCVKVSPNESWRVTEFVEGFANDLLEAMRSMSDVEVGMVIEDFVVESRISSLVCDIIVPIAPLEPYSFQFQLWCNQAIDDMPPEMEGCGRVKMVDGGVNQNGCPCRTAAIGDDDMLCLLCCDNEKVKVVKVTDVLDNALCSKHTPYLAKTQVTKWFQTTIRKAWGQISHKYEFELTFRNMDDPGALMVRFRSGKVIAFDMAPVVKLKDTEAYFTISPSTPPRTNSLDTYWSLSLTTYEDHFLKYLTNHLPENSCHIHCLGIVAFLHKKQTGLTGRSILTDHHFKTVLIHLLLSKEPSDWYPEHLGSRLRDALSFLENSLQGRKLLHSCIGKPLVPSEIGLPAVFSDAEPVNLFRPLGVQNGSYTMTVNHLQEMLRNSSMLIQEYLPKPKECNGLDKTSTGIE; this is encoded by the coding sequence ATGACGAATGTCAATCAACAGTGGCCACAAGAGGTCCAGACTGGTAGTTGCAATAGTGACCAACAGACATCACCAGAGCGTCAGGAAGAGTCTCAGGTCGACCAGCAGCAATCTAAAACAGACCAGGAAGCAGAACAGGAGGTGCCACCTATCTTCAGTACATCATCAGAGGGGAACCAGCAAGAGCATCTCACAGACCAGCCGTCTAACACACATCAGGAAGTAAAAGTACCACCCAGCCTCAGAAAGTCAGACGACCAGCAACATCTCACAGAACAATATAACACAAACCAGGAAGAGACACAGATTCTCAGCGAACCATCAAAGGATGACCAGCAGCAGGAGCATGTCACTAATATCATAGACTCGGAGAGCGACTACACCTGGTACCTATGGAACACATACTCCCTCATCTCTTTTGTTCATTTCTCCATTAAATTCTTCAGAAGACGTTCACAGAAGAAGCCCCATCCAGGAGAGATCATTCAGGAGGATATGGAAGACATCTCTGTTGTGAAAAACCTTTCGGCTGACGTTTCGCTACCGGACCATGATACACTCAACCGCTTTTACGACAAATGTGTCAAAGTCTCACCCAATGAGAGCTGGAGGGTGACTGAGTTTGTGGAGGGTTTTGCTAATGACCTATTAGAAGCCATGAGGAGCATGAGTGATGTGGAGGTTGGCATGGTGATTGAAGACTTTGTGGTGGAGAGCAGGATCAGTTCCCTTGTGTGTGACATCATAGTCCCCATTGCCCCGTTAGAGCCATACAGTTTCCAGTTTCAACTCTGGTGTAACCAGGCTATTGATGATATGCCACCTGAAatggagggctgtggtagagtCAAAATGGTGGATGGTGGTGTGAACCAAAATGGCTGCCCATGTCGCACAGCTGCCATAGGGGATGATGATATGCTATGCctgctgtgttgtgacaatgaGAAAGTCAAAGTGGTGAAAGTCACTGATGTATTGGATAATGCTCTTTGCTCAAAACACACCCCTTACCTGGCCAAAACCCAGGTTACCAAATGGTTCCAGACCACGATTAGAAAAGCTTGGGGACAGATATCCCACAAATATGAATTTGAGCTGACATTTCGCAATATGGACGACCCAGGAGCTCTGATGGTTCGATTCAGATCAGGGAAGGTGATAGCCTTCGATATGGCTCCCGTGGTGAAACTCAAAGACACCGAAGCTTATTTCACCATTTCTCCTTCCACCCCACCTAGGACCAACTCATTGGACACATACTGGAGCCTCTCGTTGACAACTTACGAGGACCACTTCCTGAAGTATCTGACCAATCACCTGCCTGAAAACTCCTGCCACATTCACTGCCTTGGAATTGTAGCGTTCCTTCACAAAAAGCAAACGGGCCTCACAGGCAGAAGTATCCTGACAGATCATCACTTCAAAACAGTGTTAATTCACTTGCTTTTGAGTAAAGAGCCTTCTGACTGGTACCCTGAACACTTGGGTAGCAGGTTACGTGATGCATTGAGCTTCCTAGAAAATAGCCTTCAGGGCAGGAAGTTGCTTCACAGCTGTATTGGAAAGCCTCTGGTTCCAAGTGAGATTGGACTCCCTGCTGTATTTAGTGATGCAGAGCCTGTAAACCTCTTCCGCCCTCTTGGGGTACAAAATGGCAGCTACACCATGACTGTAAACCACTTGCAAGAGATGCTCAGGAACTCATCCATGCTGATACAGGAGTATTTGCCAAAGCCAAAGGAATGCAATGGTCTGGACAAAACTTCAACTGGTATAGAGTGA